The following proteins are encoded in a genomic region of Rhodoferax aquaticus:
- the osmF gene encoding glycine betaine ABC transporter substrate-binding protein OsmF, which produces MRFSLNRRTLAVAGIALAGLAATASWAQNAPVRVASKIDTEGALLGNIIVQVLEANGIKTENKVRLGNTKIVRTALVAGEIDIYPEYTGNGAFFFSDEKNPAWKNAKAGHDLVKQLDAKNKITWLDAAPANNTWAIAVRKDVATANKLKTLEDLGRWVSGGGKFKLAASAEFIERSDALPAFQTGYGFKLSQDQLLTLAGGDTSVTIKAAAEGTSGVNAAMAYGTDGPVAALGLVILDDPKGIQPVYAPAPTIRDEVLAKNPKIKDVLAPVFKSLDGVTLQGLNAQIALEGKDAKKVAADYLKSKGFIKG; this is translated from the coding sequence ATGCGCTTCTCTCTCAATCGCCGCACTTTGGCTGTAGCGGGCATCGCCCTCGCGGGCTTGGCAGCTACCGCCAGCTGGGCACAAAACGCGCCGGTGCGCGTGGCGTCCAAAATCGACACCGAGGGTGCGCTCTTGGGCAACATCATTGTGCAAGTGCTAGAGGCCAACGGCATCAAGACCGAAAACAAGGTGCGCTTGGGCAACACCAAGATTGTGCGCACCGCCTTGGTGGCCGGTGAAATTGACATCTACCCCGAGTACACCGGCAACGGCGCCTTCTTCTTTTCTGATGAGAAAAACCCCGCCTGGAAAAACGCCAAGGCCGGACATGACTTGGTCAAGCAGCTCGACGCCAAGAACAAAATCACCTGGCTAGACGCCGCCCCCGCCAACAACACCTGGGCGATTGCAGTGCGCAAAGATGTGGCCACTGCCAACAAACTCAAAACTTTGGAAGACCTAGGGCGCTGGGTGAGCGGTGGCGGCAAGTTCAAGCTGGCGGCGTCGGCCGAGTTCATTGAGCGCTCCGATGCACTGCCCGCCTTCCAAACGGGCTACGGCTTCAAGCTGAGCCAAGACCAGTTGCTGACGCTGGCGGGCGGTGACACCTCCGTCACCATCAAAGCGGCGGCCGAAGGCACTTCGGGCGTGAACGCAGCCATGGCCTATGGCACAGACGGCCCTGTGGCCGCCTTGGGCTTGGTGATTTTGGATGACCCCAAAGGCATTCAACCCGTGTACGCACCCGCGCCCACCATTCGCGATGAAGTCTTGGCCAAAAACCCCAAGATCAAAGACGTGTTGGCACCGGTGTTCAAGTCTCTGGACGGTGTGACCTTGCAAGGCTTGAACGCACAGATT
- a CDS encoding DedA family protein: MNLAELLSAIERYDYWVYGLLLLYCLGKTGPLPMLAAFAAAMGALHLGALLTVTLLGTIGGGQIRFATGRFAAPWICKKFPGLAAWLALASAGVERYSLRVLLSYRFVKGAFSLVSIGAGASLLPWTRHLLLDGIGAFIWIGTMVGIGWTFGTMGAALDPRWAAYLGLALLVASIATFALAGNRIKRHLQPLAERILQERQAGKTGNAAPKQVDARASVGVAD; encoded by the coding sequence ATGAACTTAGCGGAACTTTTAAGCGCCATTGAGCGGTATGACTACTGGGTCTATGGCCTGCTGTTGCTGTATTGCTTGGGCAAGACCGGGCCATTACCCATGCTGGCTGCGTTTGCGGCGGCCATGGGTGCATTGCACCTAGGCGCTTTACTCACAGTGACGCTGCTGGGCACGATCGGGGGAGGCCAGATTCGGTTTGCCACGGGTCGCTTTGCTGCGCCCTGGATCTGCAAAAAGTTTCCGGGTCTGGCGGCGTGGCTCGCTCTGGCCAGTGCCGGCGTAGAGCGCTACAGCCTGCGTGTGCTGCTGAGCTATCGCTTCGTCAAAGGTGCGTTTTCTTTGGTCAGCATAGGCGCTGGCGCTTCGCTGCTGCCGTGGACCCGCCACTTGCTGCTAGACGGTATCGGTGCCTTCATCTGGATAGGAACTATGGTGGGTATTGGCTGGACGTTTGGCACCATGGGTGCTGCGCTTGACCCGCGTTGGGCTGCCTACCTTGGCTTGGCTTTGTTGGTGGCCAGCATCGCCACCTTTGCATTGGCGGGCAACCGAATCAAGCGCCACCTTCAGCCCCTGGCAGAGCGCATTTTGCAAGAGCGCCAGGCAGGCAAGACTGGAAACGCTGCACCCAAGCAGGTCGATGCGCGTGCGTCTGTGGGCGTAGCGGACTAG
- a CDS encoding substrate-binding periplasmic protein, giving the protein MNTFRFFVAFCLACVWVPLAAQESNPPKPVVTVALMQGNAPFNYADAASASGQSGLFIELLDAIFKQLKLPYEVQTYPWARAQSQVQAGRSDFMVTVPTPERLQYAEASAQAVFLMHMQVFTLKDHPRLEEIKSVRSAQDILSLQLIPISNLGNGWHKANIDVIGIPTTYGTTDESAAKMLVYKRGDILIDSAVSMPLEIKRLGLDGKIVAAAEPFAPLKFHLLISKRSPYVALLPKVNQAIATLTKNGTLERLAAKYAKLD; this is encoded by the coding sequence ATGAACACATTTCGCTTTTTTGTTGCCTTCTGTCTGGCCTGTGTCTGGGTACCTCTGGCGGCACAAGAAAGTAATCCTCCTAAACCAGTCGTTACGGTTGCTTTGATGCAGGGAAATGCACCGTTCAACTACGCCGATGCCGCGAGTGCCTCTGGCCAAAGCGGACTGTTTATAGAACTATTGGATGCCATCTTCAAGCAGCTCAAACTCCCTTATGAAGTGCAAACCTATCCTTGGGCGCGGGCACAGAGTCAGGTGCAAGCCGGGCGTTCGGACTTCATGGTCACAGTGCCTACACCCGAACGGCTGCAATATGCAGAGGCCAGTGCCCAAGCTGTTTTTCTGATGCACATGCAGGTTTTCACGCTCAAAGATCACCCCCGCTTGGAAGAAATAAAAAGCGTACGTTCAGCGCAGGACATCTTGTCTTTGCAACTCATCCCTATTTCAAATCTTGGCAATGGCTGGCACAAGGCAAACATTGATGTCATTGGTATACCCACGACCTATGGCACGACAGACGAATCTGCTGCCAAGATGCTCGTCTACAAGCGAGGTGATATCTTGATTGATTCGGCCGTGTCTATGCCTCTGGAAATCAAGCGGCTCGGGTTGGATGGAAAAATTGTTGCGGCGGCTGAGCCTTTTGCACCCTTGAAATTCCATTTGCTCATCAGCAAACGGTCTCCGTACGTGGCTTTGCTACCCAAGGTCAACCAAGCCATTGCCACGCTGACCAAGAACGGAACCTTGGAGCGTCTGGCCGCCAAGTACGCCAAGTTGGACTAG
- a CDS encoding O-acetylhomoserine aminocarboxypropyltransferase/cysteine synthase family protein gives MSDSWKFETKSVHAGYSPDPTTKAVAVPIYQTAAYAFDSAQHGADLFDLKVPGNIYTRIMNPTQDVLEKRVAALEGGIAALALASGQAAVTYAIQTIAEAGDNIVATSALYGGTYNLLAHTLPQFGITTRFADARNLASFEGLFDDKTKAVFIESLSNPQGTVTDIAAIAAIAHRHGVPLIVDNTVATPYLLRPFEHGADIVVHSLTKYLGGHGTTIGGAIVDSGKFPWAEHKARFKRLNEPDASYHGVVYTEALGPAAYIGRARVVPLRNTGAAISPFNAFLILQGIETLSLRMERITDNTLKVAQFLEKHPKVQWVNYAALESHPDYALAQKYLGGKASGLLTFGVKSAAGAGREAGARFLDALNLFTRLVNIGDAKSLATHPASTTHRQLSPAELIKAGVPEDAVRLSVGIEHIDDLLADLDAALSKV, from the coding sequence GAAATTTGAAACCAAATCGGTTCACGCGGGCTACAGCCCAGACCCCACGACCAAGGCCGTGGCGGTGCCGATTTACCAAACGGCAGCCTATGCGTTTGACAGTGCGCAGCACGGCGCTGACTTGTTCGACCTGAAGGTGCCGGGCAATATTTACACCCGCATCATGAACCCGACCCAAGACGTGCTGGAAAAGCGCGTGGCGGCCTTGGAAGGCGGCATTGCCGCGCTGGCATTGGCCTCTGGCCAAGCGGCGGTGACCTATGCCATCCAAACCATTGCTGAGGCGGGCGACAACATTGTGGCCACCAGCGCTTTGTATGGCGGCACCTACAACCTGCTGGCGCACACGCTGCCACAGTTTGGCATTACCACCCGCTTTGCCGATGCACGCAACCTGGCCAGCTTTGAAGGCTTGTTTGACGACAAGACCAAGGCGGTTTTCATTGAGTCTTTGAGCAACCCACAAGGCACGGTGACTGACATTGCGGCCATTGCCGCCATCGCCCACCGCCATGGCGTGCCACTGATTGTGGACAACACAGTGGCCACCCCGTATTTGCTGCGTCCGTTTGAACACGGTGCGGACATCGTGGTGCACTCGCTCACCAAATACTTGGGCGGCCACGGCACCACCATTGGTGGCGCGATCGTGGACAGCGGCAAGTTCCCTTGGGCCGAGCACAAAGCCCGCTTCAAGCGCCTGAACGAGCCTGATGCGAGCTACCACGGCGTGGTGTACACCGAAGCGCTGGGCCCTGCGGCCTACATTGGCCGTGCCCGCGTGGTGCCGCTGCGCAATACCGGCGCGGCCATCTCCCCGTTCAACGCGTTCTTGATTTTGCAAGGCATTGAAACCCTGAGCCTGCGCATGGAACGCATCACCGACAACACCCTCAAGGTGGCTCAATTCCTAGAAAAGCACCCCAAGGTGCAATGGGTGAACTACGCGGCTCTGGAGAGCCACCCCGACTACGCTTTGGCCCAAAAGTACCTGGGCGGGAAAGCCTCTGGCTTGCTGACCTTTGGTGTGAAGTCGGCCGCGGGTGCGGGCCGCGAAGCCGGTGCGCGCTTCTTGGATGCGCTCAATCTGTTTACCCGCTTGGTGAACATTGGCGACGCCAAGTCTTTGGCCACCCACCCTGCGTCCACCACCCACCGCCAGCTCTCGCCTGCGGAGTTGATCAAGGCCGGTGTGCCTGAAGATGCGGTGCGCTTGTCGGTAGGCATTGAGCACATTGACGACTTGCTGGCCGACTTGGATGCGGCCTTGTCCAAGGTGTAA